In one window of Paraflavitalea soli DNA:
- a CDS encoding sugar porter family MFS transporter: protein MSIAGFRQQVVCLIVAMGGLLFGFDTAVISGAIIPLKQQFSLDTAMEGWLVSSGLIGCIIGVLITGILSDRIGRKKTILLAGWMFLLSAVGCAFAPSVFILVLSRMIGGIGVGMASVISPMYITEFAPAARRGQMVAYYQLAITVGIVLAYASNAWLDGIDLAWFSRAEIWRPMFLVMAVPSLAFLVLLAKVPESPRWLMSRGKADKAAQVMQVIRDPEEVEKEMYEMTNAALKANGKTGSLWLPAIRLPLLIGVVLAILQQFSGINAIIYYGPSIFEAAGFDSSNALLLQVVIGGVNVLATFIAIRLVDRYGRKSLLKAGLAGIVLSLILCGLLFYTGNTRTPLLLVLMLFYIACFAFSLGPITWIIINEIFPTEVRVKAVAFCTLMLWVAVWAVGQFVPWLLTTAGPAVMFWIFALFSAANFFFSWKVVKETKGRSLEEMEEVFMAPH, encoded by the coding sequence GAAGCAGCAGTTTAGCCTGGATACCGCCATGGAGGGCTGGCTGGTGAGCAGTGGTTTGATCGGCTGCATTATTGGCGTATTGATCACTGGTATATTGAGCGACCGCATTGGCCGTAAGAAAACGATCCTGCTGGCAGGATGGATGTTCCTGCTGTCCGCTGTGGGTTGCGCCTTTGCTCCCTCGGTATTTATATTGGTACTAAGCCGTATGATTGGTGGCATCGGGGTAGGCATGGCCTCCGTGATATCGCCCATGTATATAACAGAGTTTGCCCCGGCTGCCCGTCGCGGACAGATGGTGGCTTATTATCAGCTGGCCATTACAGTGGGTATTGTGCTGGCTTACGCTTCCAATGCCTGGCTCGATGGGATCGACCTGGCATGGTTTAGCCGGGCCGAAATATGGCGGCCCATGTTCCTGGTAATGGCTGTTCCCTCCCTGGCATTCCTGGTGCTGCTGGCCAAAGTGCCCGAAAGCCCGCGCTGGCTCATGAGCCGGGGTAAGGCCGATAAAGCGGCGCAGGTAATGCAGGTAATACGTGATCCCGAAGAGGTGGAAAAAGAAATGTACGAGATGACCAATGCTGCCTTGAAGGCCAACGGGAAAACTGGTTCCCTGTGGTTGCCGGCCATCCGCCTGCCCTTGTTGATCGGTGTGGTGCTGGCCATACTGCAGCAATTCTCCGGTATTAATGCGATCATTTATTATGGCCCTTCCATTTTTGAAGCAGCAGGATTCGACAGCAGCAATGCCTTGCTATTGCAGGTAGTTATCGGTGGGGTAAATGTGCTGGCTACTTTTATAGCCATCCGGTTGGTAGATCGGTATGGCCGTAAATCTTTGCTGAAAGCAGGATTAGCCGGTATTGTATTGTCGCTGATATTGTGTGGCCTGTTGTTCTATACCGGTAATACCAGGACACCCCTGCTATTGGTGCTGATGCTTTTTTATATTGCCTGCTTTGCCTTTTCACTGGGCCCCATCACCTGGATCATCATCAATGAGATATTTCCCACTGAAGTGCGGGTAAAGGCTGTAGCCTTTTGTACCCTGATGTTGTGGGTGGCTGTATGGGCCGTGGGTCAGTTTGTGCCCTGGCTGTTAACCACCGCAGGCCCGGCAGTAATGTTCTGGATCTTCGCCCTCTTCAGTGCCGCTAATTTCTTCTTTAGCTGGAAAGTGGTGAAAGAAACAAAAGGCCGGTCCCTGGAAGAAATGGAAGAAGTATTTATGGCCCCTCATTGA
- a CDS encoding N(4)-(beta-N-acetylglucosaminyl)-L-asparaginase: MSTRRKFLQQSILGTAGMVTGAASLAAMGDAPAAGAIVVSTWNMGLEANAAAWEILGKNGYALDAVEAGVRVPEADPKGNSVGYGGLPDRDGRVTLDACIMDDRYNGGSVMCLEHIMHPISVARLVMEKTPHIILVGEGAHRFALANGFKKENLLTPASEKAWKEWLKTSKYEPVMNIENKSYSYNKQTDPMPGGIDNHDTIGMLAIDNSGRMSGACTTSGLAFKMQGRVGDSPVIGAGLYVDPEVGAATATGVGEEVIRIVGAHLIVELMRQGRKPEAACKEAVERLIKRNPTKAKDIQVGFLALSKTGEYGAYALQKGFTYAVKSQTEEKLYTAKSIY; encoded by the coding sequence ATGTCAACACGCAGAAAGTTTTTACAACAATCAATCCTGGGCACCGCCGGTATGGTAACCGGGGCTGCCTCCCTGGCCGCTATGGGCGATGCACCGGCTGCCGGTGCTATAGTCGTCTCTACCTGGAACATGGGTCTGGAAGCTAACGCGGCCGCCTGGGAAATACTGGGCAAGAACGGCTATGCGCTGGATGCCGTAGAAGCAGGCGTACGCGTGCCCGAGGCCGATCCGAAAGGCAACAGTGTGGGCTATGGCGGCTTGCCCGACAGGGACGGGCGGGTGACACTCGACGCCTGCATCATGGACGACCGCTACAATGGCGGATCGGTGATGTGCCTGGAACATATCATGCATCCCATATCTGTAGCCCGGCTGGTGATGGAAAAAACACCGCATATTATATTGGTGGGAGAGGGCGCCCATCGCTTTGCCCTGGCCAATGGGTTTAAGAAAGAAAACCTGTTGACGCCAGCCAGTGAAAAAGCCTGGAAAGAATGGCTGAAGACCTCCAAATATGAACCGGTGATGAATATCGAAAATAAATCCTATAGTTATAATAAACAAACCGACCCCATGCCGGGGGGCATCGACAACCACGATACTATTGGCATGCTGGCCATTGACAACAGCGGCCGCATGAGCGGAGCCTGCACCACCAGCGGCCTGGCCTTTAAGATGCAGGGCCGGGTAGGTGACTCGCCAGTCATCGGCGCGGGGCTGTATGTGGACCCCGAAGTGGGAGCGGCTACTGCTACCGGTGTGGGCGAAGAAGTGATCCGCATTGTAGGGGCACACCTCATTGTGGAACTGATGCGCCAGGGCAGAAAACCCGAAGCCGCCTGTAAAGAGGCTGTGGAAAGACTGATCAAAAGAAACCCCACGAAGGCCAAAGACATCCAGGTAGGTTTCCTGGCCCTGAGCAAAACCGGTGAGTATGGTGCTTATGCCTTACAAAAAGGCTTTACCTACGCGGTAAAAAGCCAAACGGAAGAAAAGTTGTATACTGCAAAAAGTATTTATTAA
- a CDS encoding copper homeostasis protein CutC translates to MINNMTTPKARFELCSFNIQSCLLAEKLGAYRAELCDNPVEGGTTPSYGVIKRTREKIGIKLYPILRPRCGNYFYDEDELAMLKADIAVCKELGCDGISIGVQKINGEIDTDKLKQFVEWAYPMGVTCNRAFDATPDPYQALEDIISAGCERILTSGQASGAPDAIPVLKKLVQQAGARISIMPGAGITADNIQQLRAETGAWEFHGSLRKPTANPMTFSNPLVLDYGNVYLPDEVALARVIAALQ, encoded by the coding sequence ATGATTAACAATATGACGACTCCCAAAGCAAGATTCGAACTCTGCTCCTTCAATATACAATCCTGCCTACTGGCCGAAAAGCTGGGCGCTTACAGGGCCGAACTCTGCGATAACCCCGTGGAAGGCGGCACCACCCCCAGCTATGGCGTGATCAAACGTACCCGCGAAAAGATCGGCATCAAGCTGTACCCCATTCTGCGTCCCCGCTGCGGCAACTATTTTTATGATGAAGATGAACTGGCCATGCTCAAAGCCGATATTGCGGTGTGCAAAGAGTTGGGTTGCGATGGTATTTCCATTGGCGTGCAAAAGATCAATGGCGAGATAGATACCGATAAACTCAAGCAGTTTGTGGAATGGGCCTACCCCATGGGGGTCACTTGCAACCGGGCATTTGATGCTACCCCCGATCCTTACCAGGCGCTGGAAGATATCATATCCGCTGGCTGCGAACGTATCCTTACTTCCGGCCAGGCAAGCGGTGCGCCCGATGCCATCCCGGTGTTAAAGAAACTGGTACAACAAGCCGGCGCCCGCATCAGCATCATGCCGGGCGCAGGCATTACGGCCGATAATATTCAACAACTGCGGGCGGAAACAGGGGCCTGGGAGTTTCATGGTTCCCTGCGGAAACCTACAGCCAACCCAATGACCTTCTCCAATCCGCTGGTATTGGATTATGGGAATGTATACCTGCCCGATGAAGTAGCCCTGGCCAGGGTCATCGCTGCCCTGCAATAA
- a CDS encoding Nif3-like dinuclear metal center hexameric protein, whose product MNTSSFPWSDPFNRRKFLTQALGAAGSMALLSLPLAGMAVSTQAGTAALTVQDIINLILAEGKLQPKQDTVDTLKSGQASQVVTGIVTTMFATISVIEEAARLKANFIMAHEPTFYNHKDDTDWVKNNKVVQQKQELLAKHGIAVWRFHDYCHSLKPDAISYGVAKKTNWLPYYKTGELILTIPAASLQQIAQHLKSSLGITHVRVIGNLEQPCTRVALLPGAWGGQRQVTAVEVEKPDVLIVGELSEWETAEYIRDGRLLGGKTALIVLGHSVSEEPGMEWIVDWLQPKIPSLKITHIASGDPFTWL is encoded by the coding sequence ATGAACACTTCCTCCTTTCCATGGTCTGATCCCTTCAACAGAAGAAAATTCCTTACTCAGGCACTGGGCGCCGCCGGTAGCATGGCCTTACTGTCCCTGCCATTGGCGGGTATGGCTGTATCCACGCAAGCGGGTACTGCAGCGCTTACCGTGCAGGACATCATCAACCTCATCCTGGCCGAAGGTAAGCTGCAGCCCAAACAGGACACCGTAGATACCCTCAAATCCGGTCAGGCCAGCCAGGTGGTTACCGGTATTGTTACCACCATGTTTGCTACCATCTCCGTCATCGAAGAAGCAGCGAGGTTGAAAGCCAATTTCATCATGGCGCATGAACCCACGTTTTACAACCACAAAGACGATACAGATTGGGTAAAGAACAATAAGGTAGTGCAGCAAAAGCAGGAACTGCTGGCAAAGCATGGTATCGCCGTTTGGCGTTTCCATGATTATTGCCATTCCCTGAAGCCCGATGCCATCAGCTATGGTGTTGCCAAAAAAACCAACTGGCTGCCGTATTATAAAACAGGAGAACTGATACTGACCATTCCTGCTGCTTCTTTACAACAGATAGCACAGCACCTGAAATCCTCCCTAGGTATTACACATGTAAGAGTGATCGGCAACCTGGAGCAGCCCTGCACCCGGGTAGCTTTATTACCAGGCGCCTGGGGTGGACAACGACAGGTAACTGCGGTGGAAGTTGAAAAGCCAGATGTGCTGATCGTAGGTGAGCTATCAGAATGGGAAACGGCCGAGTACATACGCGATGGCCGTTTATTGGGCGGAAAAACAGCCTTGATCGTATTGGGCCACAGTGTGAGTGAAGAACCCGGCATGGAATGGATAGTGGATTGGCTACAACCTAAAATACCTTCCCTTAAAATTACGCATATAGCCTCCGGTGATCCATTCACCTGGCTTTAA
- a CDS encoding tetratricopeptide repeat protein, translating into MFLPRFFLVVALLLMGAMNLYAQQELALAANQKETSSAFDRLFADSSFTELKNSLGAAIKKDDKLGAGLCLKQMGHICYRLAHFPQALDYHLQADKIFRKEKQPLPLAENLNDIGVIFLHNHQPDLARQQYDEALAIYKKAGDKRGMAFTYGKIGHLFVMGHRYDSGFYYQRLALNEYVLLGDKTGMAKMNGEMGNIYEDLEKYDTAWTYFEKAQVLSQQTGDTAIYIEALNNMGDIFRKTGRYEQALPLTRQALELSLLTNELFHLGSAYRDMAKTYHLMGNNDSAYYYQRIGQAYVQEIYSRENGTQLAILKTMYDVEKQNNEIIKLKATRKITVAIVIIGLLLLMLGGLVISRQRLRIRNAHLMHEQEKQSHHAVQAMMGLQEQTLKQELELRSRELSSFTLHIMQKNQFLEKLHLQVDDMLKDDKRDQRKPLKQLQLQINQHFNHDQHWEEFRNIFDQVHQAFFLKLKEHCDTLTRSELRIVALLKMNLTSADMATLLGISEDSIRVMRYRLRKKLNLPQGESLTMFIQSL; encoded by the coding sequence ATGTTTTTACCCCGCTTTTTTTTAGTAGTCGCGTTGTTATTGATGGGCGCTATGAATCTCTATGCGCAGCAGGAGCTGGCATTAGCTGCCAATCAAAAAGAAACATCCAGTGCCTTTGACCGGCTTTTTGCTGATTCCTCCTTTACTGAACTTAAAAATTCACTGGGCGCTGCCATCAAAAAGGATGATAAGTTAGGCGCCGGCCTTTGCCTGAAGCAGATGGGCCATATCTGCTATCGCCTGGCACATTTTCCCCAGGCGCTCGATTATCACCTGCAGGCCGATAAAATATTCAGGAAAGAAAAACAACCCCTTCCACTGGCCGAAAACCTCAATGATATCGGTGTCATCTTTCTGCACAACCATCAGCCCGACCTGGCACGCCAGCAATACGATGAGGCTTTGGCCATTTATAAGAAGGCAGGTGATAAGCGGGGAATGGCATTTACCTATGGAAAGATCGGTCACTTGTTTGTGATGGGACATCGCTACGACAGCGGCTTCTATTACCAGCGGCTGGCCTTGAATGAATATGTATTGCTGGGTGATAAAACCGGTATGGCAAAGATGAATGGTGAGATGGGCAATATTTATGAAGACCTGGAAAAATATGATACCGCCTGGACTTATTTCGAAAAAGCACAGGTATTGAGCCAGCAAACCGGAGATACCGCTATCTATATTGAAGCACTGAACAATATGGGCGATATTTTCCGCAAAACGGGTCGCTACGAGCAGGCATTGCCATTGACCCGCCAGGCGCTGGAACTATCCCTGCTCACCAATGAACTATTCCACCTGGGCAGCGCTTACCGCGATATGGCAAAAACCTATCACCTGATGGGTAACAATGACAGCGCCTATTATTACCAGCGCATAGGACAGGCTTATGTGCAGGAAATCTATTCGAGAGAGAACGGTACCCAATTGGCCATATTGAAAACCATGTATGATGTGGAGAAACAGAACAATGAGATCATTAAGTTGAAAGCTACCCGCAAGATCACCGTGGCCATTGTTATCATTGGGTTATTATTATTGATGCTGGGTGGATTGGTCATTAGCCGCCAGCGCCTGCGGATCAGGAATGCACATTTGATGCATGAACAGGAAAAGCAATCCCACCATGCCGTGCAGGCCATGATGGGATTGCAGGAGCAAACCCTGAAACAGGAACTGGAACTGAGGTCCAGGGAATTGAGCTCCTTTACCCTTCATATTATGCAAAAGAACCAGTTCCTGGAAAAGCTACACCTGCAGGTAGATGACATGCTGAAGGATGACAAGCGCGACCAACGCAAGCCATTAAAACAATTGCAGCTACAGATCAACCAGCATTTTAACCACGACCAGCATTGGGAAGAATTCCGCAACATTTTTGACCAGGTGCACCAGGCTTTTTTCCTGAAGCTCAAAGAACATTGCGACACATTGACCAGGAGCGAGCTGCGCATAGTAGCCCTGCTGAAAATGAACCTTACCTCAGCCGATATGGCTACTTTATTAGGTATTTCAGAAGACAGTATCCGGGTAATGCGCTACCGCTTGCGGAAAAAACTCAACCTGCCGCAGGGCGAAAGCCTCACCATGTTCATACAATCCCTGTAA
- a CDS encoding cytochrome-c peroxidase, translating to MKQFKVMKLIAGMFCSCFCLVVMVSLTQPSRTTTGVEPAVLFFKTQSDSFAIAALQLQTALAAIDKDKPATLANSREALKRCRVHYKKIEFFLAYFFKSSSLIYNAPPKVEIEEPYMEYQEPIGLQVMEGLLFEKEVVAKKEVLLQQADAIASSAKDLHALLHGFQADDKQLLESIRLELIRVITLGITGFDAPLLKSGLAEASASLEAVQYVIQPYLSRGAPQADSVTKYLGGCRQFLQEYQDFDSFDRMTFLTQHMLPLQQYVGLLIKELNLQYNTTGGTINYEAGNIFSPDALNLLAFPRAGTQADSALLALGKQLFFEPGLSGNNKVSCATCHNPALHFTDTLTTSLAFDGQAHVRRNAVSLLYAGFQYEQFWDGRAKSIEEQVRTVINDPKEMNGGESTILSLLQHKPTYTRLFKEAFGQQLDTMTLINQVALPIAAYVRSLNPRNSRFDRYMQGDHTTLTAPEVNGFNLFMGKAQCGTCHFAPLFNGLVPPLYNLTELEVLGTTKTDNLDQPEMDADYGRYDIFQIDFYERAFKTPTVRNASATAPYMHNGSFKTLEAVVEFYNKGGAIGLGLDVHNQTLSALPLNLSKEEVNDIVQFLRTLEDSVATYIPEKK from the coding sequence ATGAAACAGTTTAAGGTAATGAAGTTGATAGCTGGTATGTTTTGTAGCTGCTTTTGCCTGGTGGTAATGGTGAGCCTTACCCAGCCTTCCCGTACCACAACCGGTGTAGAACCAGCCGTGCTTTTTTTCAAAACCCAATCCGACAGTTTTGCCATAGCGGCCCTGCAATTGCAAACAGCCCTGGCAGCTATTGATAAAGACAAACCTGCTACACTGGCCAATAGCCGTGAAGCACTGAAGCGGTGCAGGGTGCACTATAAAAAAATAGAATTCTTCCTGGCCTATTTCTTTAAAAGCTCCTCCCTCATTTACAATGCACCACCCAAGGTCGAGATCGAAGAGCCCTATATGGAATACCAGGAGCCCATTGGCTTGCAGGTAATGGAAGGCCTGCTCTTTGAAAAAGAGGTAGTTGCTAAGAAGGAAGTCTTGTTGCAGCAGGCCGATGCCATTGCTTCTTCCGCCAAAGACCTGCATGCCTTGCTGCATGGCTTTCAGGCCGATGACAAACAGCTGCTGGAAAGTATCAGGCTTGAATTGATCAGGGTGATCACCCTCGGTATTACCGGCTTTGATGCACCGCTGTTGAAGTCGGGCCTGGCAGAAGCAAGTGCCTCCCTCGAAGCAGTGCAATATGTGATACAGCCATATCTCAGCAGGGGTGCTCCGCAGGCAGACAGTGTAACGAAATACCTGGGCGGCTGCCGGCAGTTCCTGCAAGAGTACCAGGACTTTGACAGTTTCGACAGGATGACCTTTCTCACGCAGCATATGTTGCCATTGCAGCAATATGTAGGCTTGCTGATAAAGGAATTAAACCTGCAATACAATACAACCGGTGGTACGATCAATTACGAGGCCGGCAATATATTCAGCCCCGATGCCCTGAACCTCCTGGCTTTTCCACGGGCGGGCACGCAGGCAGACAGTGCCTTGCTGGCATTAGGAAAACAATTGTTTTTTGAACCTGGCCTGTCCGGTAATAACAAGGTGAGCTGCGCTACCTGTCACAATCCCGCGCTGCATTTTACCGATACCCTCACCACCAGCCTCGCCTTCGACGGACAGGCACACGTGCGGCGCAATGCGGTTTCCCTGTTGTATGCCGGATTTCAGTATGAACAATTCTGGGATGGCAGGGCCAAAAGTATTGAGGAACAGGTAAGGACCGTGATCAATGATCCGAAGGAAATGAATGGGGGAGAGTCAACCATCCTTTCCCTCTTGCAACACAAGCCTACTTACACCAGGCTATTCAAAGAGGCTTTTGGGCAACAGCTGGATACCATGACACTCATCAACCAGGTGGCCCTGCCCATTGCTGCTTATGTGCGGAGCCTTAATCCACGCAATTCCAGGTTTGATCGATATATGCAGGGTGATCATACAACACTGACAGCACCGGAGGTCAATGGTTTTAATTTATTCATGGGCAAAGCCCAATGCGGCACCTGTCACTTTGCACCCTTGTTCAATGGGTTGGTGCCTCCCTTGTACAACCTGACCGAACTGGAAGTGCTGGGCACTACCAAAACCGATAACCTCGATCAACCTGAAATGGATGCCGACTATGGCCGGTATGATATATTCCAGATCGATTTCTATGAAAGAGCTTTCAAAACTCCTACCGTAAGAAATGCATCCGCCACAGCGCCTTATATGCACAATGGATCTTTTAAGACCCTGGAGGCCGTAGTGGAGTTTTATAATAAAGGCGGCGCCATTGGGCTGGGCCTCGATGTACACAATCAAACCTTATCTGCCTTACCCTTGAACCTTTCGAAAGAAGAGGTCAACGATATTGTTCAATTCCTCCGCACATTGGAGGATTCGGTTGCCACCTATATCCCGGAAAAGAAATAA
- a CDS encoding purple acid phosphatase family protein, with amino-acid sequence MAVGWKVLVCSLLLAVNVMAQDSAPLSKKDPAGKVLVKPQLIRGPYLQVATTNSMVVRWRTDAFARSRVRYGTEAGKLDKLADDSALTTEHLVKLTGLTPGTKYYYSIGGIKDTLQSGPENYFFTLTAAGSEGMVRVGAFGDCGNNSINQRNVRNAFIKYLGSDYMNAWILLGDNSYPDGADAELQAKFFNIYKDDLLKKYPLFPAPGNHDYHDIEFSAEVAQRTKEVAYYQNFSMPEAGEAGGVASHTKAFYSFDIGNVHFLSLDSYGKEANQFRIYDTLGPQVQWVKKDLEANTNRQWVVAYWHHPPYTMGSHSSDGVGELAKIRENFIRILERYGVDLILCGHSHDYERSGLLQGHYGAEASFNAAEHTLSPSTGRYDGSSNSCPYFKNSATGQGTVYVVSGSAGQLGGRSAGFPHNAMQYSNDSVGGASIIEVRGNRLDLKWICADGVIRDQFTMMKDVNKTVQVKGKKGVPLILTASFVGNYQWNKKGATARSITVMPTSRKTVYEVKDPFSCVKDVFEVVATK; translated from the coding sequence ATGGCTGTAGGTTGGAAGGTCCTTGTATGTTCTCTATTGTTAGCTGTCAATGTAATGGCGCAGGATAGTGCGCCCTTGTCCAAAAAAGATCCTGCCGGAAAAGTATTGGTAAAACCTCAGTTGATCCGTGGCCCTTACCTGCAGGTAGCTACCACCAATAGCATGGTCGTACGCTGGCGTACCGATGCTTTTGCCAGAAGCAGGGTACGCTACGGAACCGAAGCAGGCAAGCTGGACAAACTGGCCGATGATTCAGCCTTAACGACTGAGCACCTGGTAAAACTCACGGGCCTTACTCCCGGCACCAAATACTATTATTCAATTGGTGGTATAAAAGATACCCTGCAGAGTGGCCCGGAAAACTATTTCTTCACCCTTACCGCCGCAGGCAGTGAAGGCATGGTGCGCGTAGGTGCTTTTGGCGATTGCGGCAATAACTCCATTAACCAGCGTAATGTAAGAAATGCCTTTATAAAATACCTGGGCAGCGATTATATGAATGCCTGGATATTGCTGGGTGATAATTCCTACCCCGATGGGGCAGATGCCGAGTTGCAGGCCAAGTTCTTCAATATCTATAAAGATGATCTCCTCAAAAAGTATCCTTTATTCCCCGCCCCCGGCAATCATGATTACCATGATATTGAATTTTCAGCAGAGGTAGCCCAAAGGACCAAGGAGGTGGCTTACTACCAAAACTTCTCCATGCCCGAAGCGGGCGAGGCGGGTGGTGTTGCTTCCCATACCAAGGCTTTCTATTCTTTCGATATTGGCAATGTTCATTTCCTGTCCCTCGATTCTTATGGAAAAGAAGCCAACCAGTTCAGGATCTATGATACCCTGGGGCCTCAGGTGCAATGGGTGAAGAAGGACCTCGAAGCGAATACCAACCGCCAGTGGGTGGTAGCTTACTGGCATCACCCGCCTTATACCATGGGCTCACATAGTTCTGATGGGGTAGGAGAACTGGCTAAGATAAGAGAGAATTTTATCCGCATCCTGGAGCGCTACGGGGTTGATCTTATTCTTTGCGGCCATAGCCATGATTATGAGCGGAGCGGTTTGCTGCAAGGTCATTATGGAGCGGAGGCCAGTTTCAATGCAGCCGAACATACCCTGAGCCCTTCCACCGGGCGCTATGATGGCAGCAGCAATTCCTGCCCCTACTTTAAGAATTCGGCTACTGGACAGGGTACGGTGTATGTGGTGAGTGGCTCGGCTGGTCAATTGGGTGGCCGGTCTGCAGGATTCCCCCACAATGCTATGCAATATTCCAATGATTCAGTAGGCGGCGCTTCGATCATTGAAGTGCGGGGCAATCGCCTTGACCTTAAATGGATCTGTGCCGATGGCGTGATACGCGATCAGTTTACCATGATGAAGGATGTGAACAAAACAGTGCAGGTGAAAGGAAAGAAAGGCGTGCCCCTAATCCTCACCGCTTCCTTTGTAGGCAATTATCAGTGGAACAAAAAAGGAGCTACTGCCCGCAGCATCACCGTGATGCCCACCAGCCGCAAAACAGTGTATGAGGTAAAAGATCCTTTTAGCTGCGTGAAAGATGTATTTGAAGTAGTGGCAACAAAGTAA
- a CDS encoding purple acid phosphatase family protein: protein MKKNLLLYMTGLLTIACAATNAQDTTKPRPAKPAQEERKPNVLAHLLRGPYLQVATDNSIIIRWRTDALTRSVVNYGVNENGLTMRTEEPTLTFEHKVQLTGLSPRTKYYYAIGGGAGDTLQKGSDNYFVTLPVPGTEGVYRIGVFGDCGNNSTNQRSVRDQVEKYLDTKPMDAWILLGDNAYSSGTDPEFQEKFFNIYKDGLLKKYPLFPAPGNHDYNDFYQYKATAQASKDIAYYQSFSMPANGEAGGVPSGTPAYYSFDIGNAHFLSLDSYGKEDNNATRLYDTAGAQVQWIKKDLEAYNNTRRGWVIAYWHHPPYTMGSHNSDKEGELVKMRENFIRILERYGVDLILCGHSHLYERSRLMQGHYGMEATFNAAEHNLSTSTALYDGSENSCPYIKDTLTNKGTVYVVTGSAGALGRSQPTYPHDAMFYSNTELGGASMVEVTENKLELKWICSDGQIRDHFVMMKDVNKTKIIQAKKGEPVTLTASFVGAYTWNKRKETSRSITVKPAAGKTMYEVIDPYTCLKDRFEVRVTR, encoded by the coding sequence GTGAAAAAGAATTTATTACTGTACATGACAGGGCTGCTCACCATTGCGTGTGCAGCGACCAACGCACAGGATACCACAAAACCAAGGCCCGCAAAACCAGCACAGGAAGAACGCAAACCCAATGTGCTGGCCCACCTGCTGCGTGGACCTTATTTACAGGTAGCCACCGACAACAGCATTATTATCCGCTGGCGTACAGATGCCTTGACAAGAAGTGTGGTGAATTACGGTGTGAACGAAAACGGACTCACCATGCGTACAGAAGAGCCCACCCTCACCTTTGAGCACAAAGTGCAATTAACCGGTCTTTCTCCCCGCACCAAATATTATTATGCCATTGGCGGGGGAGCCGGTGATACCCTGCAAAAAGGAAGCGATAACTATTTCGTAACCCTTCCCGTACCTGGTACAGAAGGTGTCTACCGCATTGGCGTATTTGGCGATTGCGGCAACAACTCCACCAACCAGCGCAGTGTGCGCGATCAGGTAGAGAAATACCTCGACACAAAGCCCATGGATGCCTGGATATTATTGGGTGATAATGCCTATTCATCCGGCACCGATCCTGAGTTCCAGGAAAAGTTCTTCAACATATACAAGGATGGTCTCTTAAAGAAATATCCTTTGTTTCCTGCGCCCGGCAATCATGATTACAATGATTTCTACCAATACAAGGCAACTGCGCAGGCATCAAAAGATATAGCTTATTACCAGAGTTTTTCCATGCCGGCCAATGGAGAAGCGGGTGGTGTCCCTTCCGGTACTCCTGCTTATTATTCTTTTGATATTGGCAATGCCCATTTCCTGTCGCTGGACTCTTATGGAAAAGAAGACAACAACGCTACCCGCCTGTATGATACTGCCGGCGCCCAGGTGCAGTGGATCAAAAAAGACCTCGAAGCATATAATAATACCCGCAGGGGATGGGTGATTGCTTACTGGCACCACCCGCCCTATACCATGGGATCACATAACTCCGATAAGGAAGGCGAGCTGGTAAAGATGCGCGAGAATTTTATCAGGATACTGGAGCGCTATGGTGTTGACCTCATTCTTTGCGGCCATAGCCATTTGTACGAGCGTTCACGGTTAATGCAGGGCCATTATGGCATGGAAGCAACTTTCAATGCTGCTGAACACAACCTGAGTACTTCCACCGCTTTGTATGATGGCAGCGAAAACTCCTGCCCCTATATCAAAGATACCCTTACCAATAAGGGCACCGTGTATGTGGTTACCGGATCAGCCGGTGCCCTGGGAAGATCGCAGCCCACCTATCCCCACGATGCCATGTTTTACTCCAACACCGAATTGGGCGGAGCGTCTATGGTAGAAGTAACAGAAAACAAACTGGAACTGAAATGGATCTGTTCCGACGGACAGATCAGGGACCATTTTGTAATGATGAAAGATGTGAATAAAACGAAGATCATCCAGGCAAAGAAGGGCGAGCCCGTAACGCTTACCGCTTCTTTTGTAGGCGCCTACACCTGGAATAAAAGAAAGGAGACCAGCCGGAGTATTACCGTAAAGCCGGCTGCCGGAAAAACCATGTACGAAGTGATCGATCCTTACACCTGCCTCAAGGACAGGTTTGAAGTAAGGGTCACCCGATAA